CCGGCATCGGCCGCGCCCTTGAGCTGGGCCTCGATGCCATCGGTGGCGAAAGCGACGTGGTGGATGCCCTCGCCGTTTTTCTCCAGAAACTTGGCAATGGGGCTGTCGTCGGCCGTGGGCTCGAGCAGCTCCAAGTGGACCTCGCCGCAATGGAAGAAGGCGGTGCGCACTTTTTGCGACGCCACCTCTTCGGTGTGTTCGCACTTAAGGCCGAGCGCCTTTTCGTAGTAAGCAATGGCGGTATCTAGGTTTTTAACCGCGATGCCGAGGTGATCGATTCGAGTAATCATGGCTCCTTGTCTGAGTTGTGCGGAGCAGATCATGCCGCAGATTTTGAGGGGTGGCTCGGCATGGATTGCGTTTGGGTGGGCATGGTTTGCGCAATGCCCCCGGTGATTGCGGTGGGAACGGGTATGCTTTGGCAAAATGTGCGCAGTCGTATGGGCCCGGGCGCGATAACATCATCCCGCAACGTCCGAACAACCATGGACCAAAATAACAGCCCAAAGAATTCTCCAGAGGAACCCTTGGCCGAAGCGCTCGCCGCGTGGCGTGCGCAGGTCGAACGAGACTTGAAGGGAGCACCGTTTGAAAAACGGCTGATCACTCGCACCCCGGAAGGTATTTCTCTCAATCCGCTCTATACGCGCGCTGACCTGCCGGCCGGTTTCTCGGCCGAGGAAGCGCCCGGAACCGGCTCTCGGGTGCGTGGCACTCGCGCGCCCGGCGACACGAAAGTCTGTCGCCGGCTGCAGGCGATCAATCGCGCCGATGCCGATGGCTTCAACACCGCCTTGCGGGCGGCCCTCATGGCCGGCCAGGACGCGGTGGTGGTGCCGGGAGCCGACCTGGCCGCTCAAGGCGGCTGGGCTCCGGCCAAGCTCGAGGAGCTCACGCAGGCCCTGCGCGAGGTCGAGCTCACCGCCGTGCCGGTGCATTTCCCGGTCGGCGCCAGTGCGCTGCCGGCCATCGCGATGCTGGTCGCTTACGCCGAAGAGCGTGGCCTGAGCCTCGAAACCCTTTGCGGCAGCGTGGCGGCCGATCCGATCGCCGCCGCTGTGCGCGAAGGCGCGATGCCGGCCGATATGTCCCCGGTGTGGGATGATGTCGCCAGCAGCGTCAACTGGTCCGCCGAGAAGGCTCCGGGACTGCGC
This portion of the Actomonas aquatica genome encodes:
- the mce gene encoding methylmalonyl-CoA epimerase; the protein is MITRIDHLGIAVKNLDTAIAYYEKALGLKCEHTEEVASQKVRTAFFHCGEVHLELLEPTADDSPIAKFLEKNGEGIHHVAFATDGIEAQLKGAADAGVRLIHETPFEGAANKMVAFLHPKSTHGVLTEFCAPKE